CTACACAACAGGATTAAAAGATAACCTTCTACAACTTTGTTTGGATGTACTTCATACTTCAAAGGGTGTCTCAGAAAAGTTTTATTCCACATCTGTCTTCTCTCTAAACATCACTTTTTCCAGGGAGagtcagagacagaggagagaaataaTGTCACAGATTGTTTCAatcagaaatataaatacaacCTTTGGTGACTGTTTTTTACTCTTTAGTCACATTATTTATCAGTCCAATACAGCACAAAATGTTAATGAAGATCTGGGTTATTTGAATGGtgattggtgttttttgcccccaacgtctccttccaggcaacGCGACAATGGTTATGcttagggttagctgcctggaaggcaacgttgtaggcaaaaaaacaccatggaGCTTCTAGAACCTTTCACTACAGTGTAGAGATAGTTTACTAATTTGCATCAACTCGCCAATCATTCTTAAAGAGAAGCAAGGTTTAATAACATTCTGCTACCATACTACTACCATCCTGAAACAATTACACTTGaattctaaaaaaaagtttttctgtTGAATTTCTGCCATATTTGTGCAACATTCGGCATGACTAATGTTGGTATGAACAGCAACTTCAATTTTACAATGAATAGATGGACCTTGTGGAGGCAAAGAGAAGCGAGTATGCATTAGGTCTTGGATTGTGTGCCGATGTTTGtgtcccccccccttccaccccTGTCAGTATCACCTGAGCCAACTGCAAactcacattttgttttgctgctctCAGTTCCGGCTTTGTTCTCACCTGGGAGTCATGACATCAACACCAAAAGGATGTGTGGAAGATGTGTTCCAGTCCATGAAGCAGCAACTCCTCCTGCTGGTAGAATGGGCAAAACACATCCCAAAGTTGTGTAGGATCTCGGTAGATTACAGGGTACGAAGGGGACAGAATACTTAAGGACGTTTATATTTTGTAAGTGCAAAATAATGTAACAGTCGCTGACTTAACACTTTCTTTCAAAAAGTGTTTACATTTGTCAGTTCAGGTTGATGCTTTGATTGACTTGCCACATGCAGTTAGATGTGACGTGTGAGCCTCTTTAAATCTGTGTGCAAGTAACTATGTTATGAATCCATTTGCAGAACACCTTATCCTCAGACTTATCCTAGGGGGTGCAAGATGCCTATTATAAGCTCATTCTTCTAGGTACGACATATGAAGCCTCCCGCTGGTTGTGTCCTGCTGTTATTCACTTTTACATTATGTACCGGGGGGCAACTATTTGTTTTAGGTATTGCATTTGTCTGTCTTCTTGTTAAAAGTGCATATGAATGGCAATGTTTACAGTTATTGAGCAGGTTTGAGAGATACAGTAGAGGTGTCAAGAGTGGCATTCAGAATTCAAAAGGAGCTGGTCAAACCTTTCAGAAAGCTGGACATCACAGACAAATGAGTTTGCCCACCTCAGAACCCTTCTTCTTTGTCCCAGGTCAGCCCAGTCAGTCTGTCAGCGCTGTGGCGATGTCagtctggcaatgggagactagTGAAAGGGTGACTGTGGGCTGTAATTTCTGTTATGCTACTTGAACTCATCCATTGCACCAGACaaggaatacatgtttttatcttttctcttggtttagtttattttatttgcccTTTGCATCTGTTTAGTCTGAGTGTTCTGGCTTCAGGGAGAATATTCCAATAATATCAGGATGTGGTGTGATCCTTGGCAGTCAGGTAGCTGTCTGCTGAACGTAACGGCCCATTTACCTGAGGCAGTAGTACGACAGGCAGGCTGGAAGACCAAAGGACCCAAGGACTGGATAGATTCAACTCTGCCCCACAGCCGAGCAAATCAAGACACTCATATACTATATTAGgtattttgtaataattaaaaaaacatttgtaagcctataagaaaccatttttaaaacatctttaaacattacattgatAGATAAACCAAATTTTCCAAAGTAATACGTTGTTAAGGGTTACTAGTTGGTCTATAAACAGTGTctaaatagttaataaatactttgtaaaCCATCTGTAAACATTATCTAGATGGCTATTGTAAAGTTTTGGCTGGTGTTTTTCAAAGTTAGCTGTTGGTCATTAAATTACATATAAAAactataattttatatatatatatgtatgtatgtacagatTCTaggaaggttcactgagaggccgcctctcttttgcaggaatgCCCTGaccacattcacacagtttcacattcaaacctggaagctgcccagtacaagcacagtctgatctgctgccactgagcagctccactggagcagcTGGTGtcaagggccttgctcaagggcacctcagtggtggtaatgagggaggaacaagcgctgctctttcactttccccacatacatgtgtgtgtgtgtgtgtaggtgtgtgtgtgtgtgtgtgtgtgtgtgtgtgtgtgtgtgtgtgtgtgtgtgtgtgtgtgtgtgcgcatatacaatatgtgtaaatgtgtttgatgACAATGGTTATTATAACGTGTTACCTTATTTTCTATCAGTCATTATACCCATTATACCTTCTGAAACTGACATACAAAgtcaattttaaatgaaacaataagTTCTGTGagatacacattttaaacatatatatatatatatatatatatatatatatatatatatatgacgtGATTAATACACAGTTCACTTATGAGCAGAATACCAGACAAGTGATTGGTAATTACAAGACCAGGAGAGAGATGGTGACCTATATAGGGAGTTCTCTATTCTTTCTGACAGAACTGGTATAGACTCCATTGAATAGAAGTTGTTTTAAGATATCCACACAATGCCAATAACAAATCGCCTACCATGGCTTTCATGTAATAGCTTTTTTGGCATCCTgtaaatatgttatttaaagtTATATCAGGGTGACCAAAGAAAGTACATTGGCTcgttaataatacatttgattaaatgaGATTTCCTATTGGTTAACAGAGCGAAACAAAGATGCGTGTAGTACTCTCCAAACATTAGTAATTATTGATATTCTGCAAAGAGCTAAATCCCATGAAATGAACCAAAGCTAAAGTCTGTTTTCTTACAGTCTGCCAGAAAAGAGCCTGAGTCTCGctgccttgttttgttttaatcttaCGCTTGGTTTGgctagaaaataaattattgttttttaaatagcaatTTCAAGTCTTCAGGAAATACTCCTGCCCATGGAAAGACTGGATGAGGGATGTGAGGGCAGTGTAAGAGAGTTATAATCCATCTCAACAACTCATTATCCGTCACCTGCTATCTTCCATGGGGAAAAAGATGCCTCACCATGGCATACTGGCAACTGCATAAGACTCTCTCAACGTAATTGGCTATGGTGACACTCTGATTATTCAAACCAGGTAAAACCAAAAATTAAGCAATAACAGCCACATCTCTGAACTTCTGCACCTGCAGAACGTTATAcgtattttttgttgtcttgtgAAATTATGTTGCAGTGCATTAAACCTTATCGCTTTATTATCAGTCATTCAACAATTGTATTCTTGTCTGATCTTATCTACACCTCATTGCCTTTCTTTCgctcattgttatttttaacaattcCTTGATCAAACTTTACTTAAGTGTTAACAGCCTTTTCTTTACAGTGTGTGCTCTCCTCTTTAGTGTATGTCCTCATACCTTCATCTTGCAGACTGTCCGAGTTTGGAGAGCCCTCAGATGGTTCGACATCTGTGTTTTCAGGCCCATCTGCTGCTACAACAAGCAACCTGTGCAGCGGAGGTTTGGGGAGCTCCTGATGATCCTTTCACCCCTGCAGAGTGTGGCCTGGCAAATGGTGGTCTCCATGTAGCACAGCTGCTGGGCAAAAGAAGAATGGACAATATGCTGCAGGGGATACCGCTGGGGGAGGGAGCCAAAACAGGACAGGGATTGTGCACAGGTAGGGGACACTGCTGCAGTATTAACTCACAAGACATGTATTTACATAATACAGTATGCTAAACTTTAAATTATATGGAGCTTGTACTAACATTATTATCCAAACATAAACCTCAATTAGTTGGGCACTCTCACCAGAAACGTTACCTCCTTCATCTCTCATGTTTTAACATGCAAGCATTCACAAATCAACCTATCACAACAGGAGTTTTCCATAACTAACAATGTAGATACAGTAGTTTTATCAAGCCCAACTGCGCTCTGTTATCAAAATAACATACTAATCCATTAGCATATAATGGATCTAAcctgacatttgttttcataaaactgaaatgtaCTGATAGACATTGAACCCTTTATTTACTATATTATTGCcgatgtctgtctctgtctgtctgtctgtctcatacAGCTCTTTCAAGTGGCTTCCCTGCTGCCCCCACAGACTGGCACTAAGGTGTACAGACATGGTGATGCTGCCAATGTGCCCACAGCATACCAATGGCACCTATCCACACCAAGAAACacctcaacaaaaacaacttaaccAAGGAGTCGAGGCATGTTATGAGTTTGAGACAGACAGAACACAGActaacatatatacacacacagccacatacatacagtacacactacACCCACTACTGGGTGAAAAAAACTAGTTTAGTTTACTTGGACACACAAGAGTGATGCTGTAATCCTTATTAATTCAATAAGGCATCTTTGAATCCAGTTTTGTTCATTTGTCTGAAATGGGACATAAGTAACATTCCACAAATCACAAAAGACACAGTAATAAAACTACTGATCCTGCACTGAGCAATAACTAAGCATAACTTACTCATTCCTATCACATGTGTGTTTGACTTGTATTTGAAGGTGAGGTGAATGTCCCAGAAATTGTCAGCAGAGGGCACACAAAGCCTGCTCAGAAAAACATTTGCTGCCCAGTGAGGCAAGCTtgtctttgtaaaaaataaaaaaaataaaaaattcactCATGTGGTCAAAGGTTTGCCATGTCAGAATGTAGAAATGGTTAAATTTCAAGTAGCATTGCCAAGTTGGGCATTGTCATCATTGCAAGGGTCATTTTATTACTATAGTGAGGATTTACGCATTTGTATCACAACCATTTTGATATACAGAATGCTATGTGACATTAATCATAACAAACCATTATCTATCCTCTTTGGGCCTCTTGCTAAAGCCATCTTAATAGTACAACCCTCATTCAAGCGCACAGGATGTAGATAGAGAGTTCACCTTGACAAGCATGAAGCCACAGCGATGCGATGAGGGATTAGGGTGCTCAACATCACAGAAGCTCAGAGGGGCTGCAATGACTCAGTGTAACATGATGACAAAAGTGTGTTCTGCATAACGAAaccatttctctttttagctaatctgtctgtttttatatcTTAATTACTAAATCcctaaaataacagaaacagaaattcATCCTTTATTGTCCCCTGAAGCCGATGGCAACCACATCCAATACAGTTGGTATAATCTAAACAACATGTTGGTGGCCAACTCCCCTCTTCTGAAGACTATTCATGTTTTCTTAACAAATACTCATGCATCACAGAAATTAGCTAAACGTGCTAGCTGACGTGTTCTCTTTCCATTTGAGACAGTTCTATGGCATTTAGCCTGAACCCAATCAGTGGAAGACtctgatgttgaaaaaagttatataacattatataatCCCATAAAGCTAAGTGGTTCAATGtaatgagaggggggaaagcTCCTCTACAGATGGTGGAAGACTTCCCAAATTTACATTTCACTGACAGGCATATATAGttttcttgctttgttttttaaatcagttgaaTACAGAGAATCAGCTCAAACATTTACAAGCCAGATTCCACTCTGAATCTgctcctgtgattacctgatcttttccacctttttcccagccctcttgtcacctgcctctcgtcaTCACGACACCCTGTATATTTAGTGTCCGTTCGTTTATTCCAGTCAATTTTGGATTTCCCTGTGCGTTATTCCGTTTCTCTGTGCCCCTGTTTTTGTATTCCTGTTTTCTTGGACTGTTTGGaatatttggattttggactttgttttttgcatttttggatccctttttgttttcccttgttttttgtaaataaatccTCGTATGAGctctctcctgcctgcctgcctattctttgcttttgggtcctcatttCCTTGGAGCGTAACACTGCGGAGAACAGCATGGACAGATCAGGGCAAGAGTAATTGTACAGCTCCAggaatttgaaagaaaacagcCACTTATATTTACATGGGATGCAGGTATTTTGGATATTTTGCCTCGGTTTGTTTCAAGACTTGCAATTAATGTGGATTGTGGACTATAGTCTGAGCTGCAGGTGCCATATGAATATGAGAGAACTGAATGTtgcacattttttcttttctttttttacactttttttaaccttcacCACAGGACTTGAAATACTAGGTTTAGTACCTTACAGtatttgtcaaatatttgtaCGGTGGCCCTGAAGTGCAGACCCTGGCAACAAATCCCACAACACGACAGCAAATGCCACAGCGTGACTTAGTcaagttgtgttgtgtgttttgttgccGTGGTTTGCGCATCAGGGCCACTGAGGATTTATTGTGGCAAGAAACTTTGAAAAGGAGTAAACAGCCTTATTTCATCTACAGCGTCAACAAATTACTGAACTTCAGGTGCCATTTTTAAACTAACTGCAGCACTTTTGGTTGACcttcaaaacacacataacCGCAACTGATGGCAGGGTGCATTGTCTTTTaatccatctttccatctttaGTCTTGTGATTGACCTTTTGACCGGTCATACCAGGTGCTTCCATAATGCCTATCTGTGGAGGCTATCCTATAAGCCTCGGTATGGATGGCATGGTGCTCTCAACGCGAGAGATCTTGAGTCCAAGCATTGATTGTCTTTGGGTGGTGTTCCCGTTTgttataaaagtagaaaaaagggGTACTTCACATAAAATAGTACTTTACCTAGTGCTGATTAATGAAATGTTGTGGCATGTTCACGGCTGCAGTAAGAACCGTGTGTTCCCCGCCATCCACACCTTTCCTCACTGATTACCGCACCTGTAAATATACCTTATTCCCAGTGACGTACCACACCCAGTGCAATACTCACCCAagtggctaaaataaataactaaattaagcTAACCAAATATGGTGGATACAAATGGCTCCTACAATGTCCATTTAATATGCTCCTTGCTGTCATGAGCTGAGTGTTATACCTGACAGGCCATATTTTCAATCATAGTTGATAGGCATGGTTTACTCTTAGCAACCATGACACAGGgataattgtgttttgacaCAGAGCTGTAACCTTGCTGTCCTCAACCTTCTTGTTCCATGTGCTACAACACCACAGCTCTGTCTGAGATTTGGGTTACGAGATCTGTGTTGACCTGCAATAGCCATTAGCAGCAGGGGGAGGAATAAGAGGTCAAATCATTTTACTATTTCCTCCTTTAGGAGTAAAACttggaaacaaaaacaggacTGGAAGCATGTGCATGATGGGCATTCATTCTGTACACATTTATGCTTCATAAaatcgctctttctctctcacacacacactctgcttttacaacacaaaaagcacaatatgaCATTTCAAGCCAGGCCAGTACTCCTTtgaaaaaagatgtaaaaacacatat
The Etheostoma cragini isolate CJK2018 chromosome 1, CSU_Ecrag_1.0, whole genome shotgun sequence genome window above contains:
- the hnf4b gene encoding LOW QUALITY PROTEIN: hepatic nuclear factor 4, beta (The sequence of the model RefSeq protein was modified relative to this genomic sequence to represent the inferred CDS: inserted 6 bases in 4 codons; substituted 2 bases at 2 genomic stop codons) — its product is MELQSGKDKALVTHLRSVCVHLEKTLGQQIVGATGGSIALSKCLTDLVVSVTGPLLSLNRTTKPTGTILELEYTHFSTDTEHLNSMMIIPLQTKLTDLPVSAPTSSMSQPDGDITQYSIXIDRVXKHDGASSCDGCKVFFRRSICISYTXNFPALFSPGSHDINTKRXCVEDVFQSMKQQLLLLVEWAKHIPKLCRISVDYRLDVTCLRDTVEVSRVAFRIQKELVKPFRKLDITDNCPSLESPQMVRHLCFQAHLLLQQATCXQRRFGELLMILSPLQSVAWQMVXLHVAQLLGKRRMDNMLQGIPLGEGAKTGQGLCTGRGHCCSINSQDINVTSFISHVLTSLSSGFPAAPTDWH